The following DNA comes from Legionella fallonii LLAP-10.
TAAATGCCCATTTGGACTCCTTGGCCTTAGCATGAAGCTTGGAAAACACCCTTATGGTTTTTTTAAAATCCCCCTCAATCAGACCATTAATCACTACTGGAATTTTATAAGCAGCTGCCTCATTGCTCAGTGAAAACAACAAGGATTCTGGCATGGAAAAAGAAACAAATAATACGGCTCCATCAACAGTTTGCCCTTTTTGAGCAACGGGGGCTCCTTGGCGTGAACGTTCAATAATCTGATCAATCAAAGTCTTATTTTGTGCATAGGATTGATTAGATGTCACATTCCAATGAGCCAAGGTGTCTTGGCTTACTGAATCGTGCAGAGCCTTCCCCGTTACCGATGCCTCATTAATAAAATCATTCACATTGGCATGGCTTGCCGTGGCTAAAAACAGGCTACTTAAAAAAACTCCAAATGCATTCATGATTCATCCCCATCATTTAAAGAAAACAACAGTTTCTTTTCTTCCAAATCAAAAACCCAAAATTATCTCCGTCACCTGGATAGGTGTGCCCTGCTTCCCACTCAATCACCGATTGCCCAAACGGATGGCAATGATGTGCTTCAGGCAAGGTATTCACCAGCTGATAGCGATAACGGTCTTTGGGCATAATGCTCGATGCATAGGTATGACATACAGCAGGCCAATCTTGGCCTATTGAATCGCGTATCGCAGGTGTTGGAGGTCGATGCAATTTAAAATCAACGCGTTCTGCAAGTAAGGCTGCGGTACTTATAGGACTTGCTTGATGCGCAACAAACCCCGTTAATGGATACGTAGAACCTTGCGCACCTTGACACCAAAAAAGACTGTTCACAGCGGTGCTTGTAAGTGCTTTGGTCGCATCAAAGGCACAAGAAGCTCTTGCAGGCGGGGAGGTAAATAAAACGGCTTCAGGATTTAGAACAAAGGCCAATTCTGAATCATTCCAAGTGGGGTCTAACTCCGACGGATATAAGATGTCAAAATCTTCAGTTTCCATGCACCCTAAGGACGTTAACACCTGCAGCCAATACACCAGAGGATATTTGTACCAATGAACGTAATAAAACGCACCGCGTCCATCCGTCTCCGGCATCTGTGAGCCACCTAACCCTTTTTTAGTGACATTCAGTTGCACGCCTAAATTGACCATACACCAGGGTTTAGGCGTCACATCAACCAAGGCAGCAGGCTCCCA
Coding sequences within:
- the trbC gene encoding type-F conjugative transfer system pilin assembly protein TrbC — its product is MNAFGVFLSSLFLATASHANVNDFINEASVTGKALHDSVSQDTLAHWNVTSNQSYAQNKTLIDQIIERSRQGAPVAQKGQTVDGAVLFVSFSMPESLLFSLSNEAAAYKIPVVINGLIEGDFKKTIRVFSKLHAKAKESKWAFNGVSIDPLWFEQFHITAVPALVVSKRPSSCGQQIICPEQTYDVVYGNASIKNSLQLIAQKGDSANEVAQALLENTHV
- the traU gene encoding conjugal transfer pilus assembly protein TraU; protein product: MMSRLLARFMVLFLLSSPSFVYASQCKGHFVNPITDVCWNCLFPLTIGSSEIVKSSYPDTKNPSNPLCLCPTPIGERLGVTIGYWEPAALVDVTPKPWCMVNLGVQLNVTKKGLGGSQMPETDGRGAFYYVHWYKYPLVYWLQVLTSLGCMETEDFDILYPSELDPTWNDSELAFVLNPEAVLFTSPPARASCAFDATKALTSTAVNSLFWCQGAQGSTYPLTGFVAHQASPISTAALLAERVDFKLHRPPTPAIRDSIGQDWPAVCHTYASSIMPKDRYRYQLVNTLPEAHHCHPFGQSVIEWEAGHTYPGDGDNFGFLIWKKRNCCFL